The following proteins are encoded in a genomic region of Atribacterota bacterium:
- a CDS encoding glucose 1-dehydrogenase yields the protein MAVQELFDLHGEVAIVTGGAQGLGREMSLALAEAGASVVVADVNLEKAKDVAQEIGTFGMQSLIIQVDVTKQDQVEAMVQKTVDTFGKIDILVASAGVGQWVKAEDMSLEDWNRVISINLTGVFLCCQAVGREMIKRKKGSIITISSMSGIAANVPQPQSHYNASKGAVIMLTKSLAMEWAPYNVRVNTIAPGYMETKLVEDLLLQYPEYAKLWRELTPMKRLGRPEEIKGPCVFLASNASSYMTGSVLVMDGGYTMV from the coding sequence TTGGCTGTCCAGGAGCTGTTTGACCTTCATGGAGAGGTAGCCATTGTTACTGGTGGTGCGCAGGGTTTGGGTCGGGAGATGAGCCTGGCCCTTGCTGAAGCTGGGGCTTCAGTGGTGGTGGCGGATGTGAACTTAGAAAAAGCGAAGGATGTTGCCCAGGAGATTGGAACGTTCGGAATGCAGTCTTTAATAATACAGGTTGATGTGACCAAACAAGATCAGGTAGAAGCGATGGTGCAAAAAACGGTCGATACTTTTGGGAAAATTGATATTCTTGTCGCTTCGGCTGGGGTTGGACAGTGGGTGAAGGCAGAAGACATGTCCCTTGAAGACTGGAATCGGGTCATTTCCATTAACCTTACGGGAGTTTTTCTGTGTTGTCAGGCAGTGGGTCGGGAAATGATTAAACGGAAAAAGGGGAGCATCATCACCATTTCTTCCATGTCTGGTATCGCGGCGAATGTTCCCCAACCCCAGTCCCACTACAATGCTTCCAAAGGTGCGGTAATCATGCTGACCAAATCTCTGGCTATGGAATGGGCGCCATATAATGTTCGCGTCAATACCATTGCTCCGGGGTACATGGAGACCAAGCTTGTTGAGGATTTGCTCTTGCAATATCCAGAGTATGCCAAATTGTGGCGGGAACTCACGCCCATGAAACGATTGGGAAGACCTGAGGAAATTAAAGGCCCCTGCGTCTTTCTAGCTTCCAACGCTTCCTCCTATATGACGGGAAGTGTTCTCGTTATGGACGGCGGATATACTATGGTTTAA